A window of the Polypterus senegalus isolate Bchr_013 chromosome 4, ASM1683550v1, whole genome shotgun sequence genome harbors these coding sequences:
- the kiaa0232 gene encoding uncharacterized protein KIAA0232 homolog isoform X4, translated as MSSGIETLVEELCSKLKDLENKQKEEKLSIKKSDGSQSPELVASPSSKDQVEMYYEAFPPLSEKTVCLQEIMTVWNKAKACSYSSSSSSSAAPQTSTDTSSPKDCNSEGEAVKEKNTETCSTLSERTQIRKSKKEKENRYSNTIMDVRATQNKKQIRHRPEAKLRPRSWSSGSSEAGSSSSGNQYELKTSIKSIKTRHKTRDAGRNKKGKNNQLKLSLKGVEKEERKSACGSSSSSGFAKQQLCKRGKRPLKEIRKDTSYSEIKEFGPESRNKKEYKEEPLWYTEPITEYFVPFSSKSKLETTYRNRLDSHDGLSVAREVENLSESVQGICIANSSFQRTYLAAGTFIDGHFVEMPAIIDEVTDLNGTSHCPQQEDSRDLDDKHLSEFTHFYEVDIYQSILDPSASSSLQESRILNMIRQKNKEHRDFEAECCVVLDGLELQGESAIRTDSHCSVGADGYFLQDIESIAQVWECYSSSTSDEIDGESFAGDSPIRLSPILNDTVFNATRFSENQDETFSEANDVSGLNSSCFSLFEVQYDNSANPFPCDSLAIGQQNTDPNCIDSLGNKQSRLLIWTKNSAFDETEHCSNLSTRTCSPWSHSEETRSDNETVNVHLEESTQFSMDDIKCIVPSISSKYLEDDLLDFLQKDTCEEKESTLREMPDLPFKKTSKLESVCGIKLEKDESKSFEASALFVDNINQQNDNYSSGIIKDIWTNIREGDTAATLEEDGTEDCIFPPETNTYCCCLDIETKTGTLQVPQKKAVQRSEYHLWDGKKEHVEETSVVKNEISNVDGGDYTTPSKPWDMNPDKDSNAFIPGGVYGELKSFNSDGDWAVIQPTHSRGSLLQCAASEVVTIAGTDVFMNPGNCFAPGHKPLWRPLVSFGQCDHTVKRGDGLNKGFSFIFHEDLLGSYNSFQNDDPGLDYSFSPFDLNNPFSQVLHVECSFEPEDIATFSPGFKPKSILCSDSESEAFHPRIYGINRTQYRAIRISPRTHFRPISASELSPGGGSESELESEKEEASLPIVLQPDVFEDPQADLKPLEEDAEREGPFYGKSELESGKFLPRLKKSGMEKSAQTSLDSAEGSSILLPITEQDAYLGSDDKALAVKTEGESSVIDYRTEEHCKKSEETCKCLTVGHDPKYKKQFESAEDPEELSSVSFCVQGENDKQQDECWWQKRLCSPVFPGSQCAECCSKTKEMQGVKNFSEKENPVVMSMTAATCDSNCSGEKNSGARATGFRRQLFSSESSSSDETASENGSDWVDPCEEDLISRTQL; from the exons AAGAAAAGCTAAGTATAAAGAAATCTGACGGATCTCAGTCTCCTGAACTTGTAGCATCTCCTTCATCTAAAGATCAAGTGGAAAT gtattacGAAGCATTTCCACCTCTGTCTGAAAAAACTGTCTGTCTTCAGGAGATTATGACAGTCTGGAACAAGGCCAAAGCTTGCTCATATTCAAGTTCATCTTCATCATCTGCAGCTCCTCAGACAAGCACTGATACATCTTCTCCAAAAGATTGTAACAGTGAGGGTGAAGccgtaaaagaaaaaaacactgaaacatgCAGTACATTAAGTGAACGAACCCAAATACGAAAGAGTAAGAAGGAAAAAGAGAACCGATACAGTAACACTATCATGGATGTTAGAGctactcaaaataaaaaacagataagACACAGACCTGAAGCAAAACTGCGCCCACGCTCCTGGTCATCAGGCTCTAGTGAAGCTGGCTCCAGCTCCAGTGGAAATCAATATGAGCTTAAAACATCaataaaatctataaaaacaaGACACAAGACACGGGATGCAGGAAGAAACAAAAAGGGGAAGAATAACCAGTTGAAGTTATCTTTAAAGGGTGTTGAAAAAGAGGAAAGGAAAAGTGCATGTGGAAGTAGCAGCAGTAGTGGTTTTGCCAAGCAGCAGCTCTGCAAAAGAGGAAAAAGGCCtttaaaagaaattagaaaagaTACCAGCTATAGTGAAATAAAAGAATTTGGCCCTGAAAGTAGgaacaaaaaagaatacaaagagGAACCATTGTGGTACACTGAACCAATTACTGAATATTTTGTTCCTTTCAGCAGTAAAAGCAAACTTGAGACAACGTACCGTAACAGGCTGGATTCACATGATGGTTTGTCTGTAGCTAGAGAAGTTGAAAATTTGTCTGAGTCGGTGCAAGGTATCTGCATCgcaaacagcagttttcagaGAACATACCTCGCAGCAGGTACTTtcattgatggtcattttgtagAAATGCCTGCTATTATAGATGAGGTCACAGACCTCAATGGGACCTCACACTGCCCTCAACAAGAGGATAGTAGAGATTTAGATGATAAGCATCTGTCCGAATTCACTCACTTCTATGAAGTGGACATTTATCAATCCATATTGGATCCTAGTGCCTCAAGTTCATTACAAGAAAGTCGGATATTAAATATGATTCGACAAAAGAACAAAGAGCATAGAGACTTTGAGGCAGAATGTTGTGTAGTGCTAGACGGACTAGAACTGCAAGGGGAAAGTGCAATAAGGACGGATTCACATTGTTCAGTTGGAGCAGATGGGTATTTCTTACAAGATATTGAAAGTATAGCTCAAGTATGGGAATGCTATTCATCATCTACTTCTGATGAAATTGATGGAGAAAGTTTTGCAGGGGATTCTCCCATTCGTCTGTCCCCTATTTTGAATGATACAGTATTCAATGCAACCAGATTTTCTGAGAATCAGGATGAAACTTTTTCAGAAGCCAATGATGTCTCTGGTTTAAACTCCTCTTGTTTCTCACTCTTTGAAGTGCAATATGACAACTCTGCTAATCCATTTCCTTGTGATTCTCTAGCTATTGGTCAGCAAAACACAGATCCAAACTGTATAGATTCATTAGGAAATAAACAGTCCCGTCTGCTTATATGGACCAAAAATAGTGCCTTTGATGAAACTGAACACTGTTCGAATCTGTCCACACGAACTTGTAGCCCGTGGTCACATTCAGAAGAAACTCGTTCAGATAATGAAACAGTCAACGTTCATTTAGAGGAGTCAACACAGTTTAGCATGGATGACATTAAGTGTATTGTCCCTAGCATCTCATCCAAATACCTAGAAGAtgatttattagattttttgcaaaaagacacctgtgaagaaaaagaaagtacttTAAGAGAAATGCCAGATTTGCCATTTAAAAAGACCTCTAAACTTGAGTCAGTATGTGGAATAAAATTGGAAAAAGATGAAAGCAAATCATTTGAAGCATCAGCTCTTTTTGTAGATAATATAAACCAACAGAATGATAACTACAGCTCAGGGATAATAAAGGACATTTGGACAAATATTAGGGAAGGGGATACAGCAGCAACATTAGAAGAGGATGGAACAGAGGATTGCATATTTCCTCCAGAGACAAACACATACTGTTGCTGTCTGGATATAGAAACAAAGACTGGTACTTTGCAGGTACCTCAAAAAAAGGCCGTTCAGAGGTCTGAATATCATTTATGGGATGGAAAAAAAGAACATGTGGAGGAAACGTCAGTTGTAAAAAACGAAATTTCAAATGTGGATGGTGGTGACTATACAACACCGTCAAAGCCTTGGGATATGAATCCTGATAAAGACAGCAATGCATTTATTCCTGGAGGAGTTTATGGAGAGCTGAAATCTTTCAATAGTGATGGTGATTGGGCAGTAATACAGCCAACTCACTCTCGGGGAAGTTTGTTGCAGTGTGCAGCTTCTGAAGTGGTGACAATTGCCGGCACTGATGTGTTTATGAACCCTGGGAACTGCTTTGCTCCTGGACACAAGCCGTTATGGAGACCCTTGGTTTCATTTGGGCAGTGTGACCATACAGTTAAAAGAGGAGATGGATTGAATAAGGGATTTTCTTTTATCTTCCATGAAGATTTACTAGGATCTTACAATAGTTTTCAAAATGATGATCCTGGGCTTGACTATTCTTTTTCCCCCTTTGACTTGAACAATCCATTTTCTCAAGTTCTCCATGTAGAATGCTCTTTTGAGCCAGAGGACATTGCAACTTTTAGTCCAGGATTTAAACCTAAGTCTATTTTGTGCTCGGATTCAGAAAGTGAAGCTTTTCATCCTCGAATATATGGTATCAATCGAACTCAGTATAGGGCTATTCGTATTTCGCCCAGGACTCACTTCCGTCCGATTTCTGCCTCTGAACTTTCACCAGGAGGAGGAAGTGAATCTGAGTTGGAGTCTGAAAAAGAAGAAGCTAGTCTTCCTATAGTCCTTCAGCCAGATGTATTTGAAGATCCGCAAGCTGATCTCAAACCATTAGAGGAGGATGCTGAACGGGAGGGTCCATTCTATGGCAAATCAGAACTTGAATCTGGTAAATTTTTACCAAGGCTAAAGAAGTCCGGCATGGAAAAAAGTGCACAAACATCGCTGGATTCTGCAGAAGGTTCAAGTATTCTTTTGCCAATCACAGAGCAAGATGCATACCTAGGTTCTGATGATAAAGCTTTGGCTGTTAAAACAGAAGGAGAAAGTTCAGTCATAGACTACCGAACAGAGGAGCATTGTAAAAAGAGTGAAGAGACATGTAAATGTTTAACAGTTGGCCATGACCCTAAATATAAGAAGCAATTTGAATCTGCGGAGGATCCTGAAGAG tTATCTTCAGTTAGTTTTTGTGTGCAAGGAGAAAATGATAAACAGCAGGATGAATGCTGGTGGCAGAAAAGACTGTGCTCACCCGTTTTTCCAGGATCACAGTGTGCAG AGTGTTgctccaaaacaaaagaaatgcaaggaGTGAAGAATTTTTCAGAAAAGGAGAATCCTGTGGTAATGAGTATG ACTGCGGCAACCTGTGACTCCAACTGTTCTGGGGAGAAGAATTCTGGAGCTCGAGCTACTGGCTTTCGAAGACAGCTTTTTTCCAGTGAGAGCTCTAGTTCTGATGAAACTGCTTCAGAGAATGGGAGTGACTGGGTGGATCCTTGTGAAGAAGACCTTATTTCAAGAACTCAACTTTAA